A genomic region of Pongo pygmaeus isolate AG05252 chromosome 7, NHGRI_mPonPyg2-v2.0_pri, whole genome shotgun sequence contains the following coding sequences:
- the RMDN1 gene encoding regulator of microtubule dynamics protein 1 isoform X2, with amino-acid sequence MALAARLWRFLPFRRGAAPGSLLSAGTSGSRGHCGPCRLRGFEVMGNPGTFKRGLLLSALSYLGFETYQVISQAAVVHATAKVEEILEQADYLYESGETEKLYQLLTQYKESEDAELLWRLARASRDVAQLSRTSEEEKKLLVYEALEYAKRALEKNESSFAAHKWYAICLSDVGDYEGIKAKIANAYIIKEHFEKAIELNPKDATSIHLMGIWCYTFAEMPWYQRRIAKMLFATPPSSTYEKALSYFHRAEQGKTYLKLHNKKLAAFWLMKAKDYPAHTEEDKQIQTEAAQLLTSFSEKN; translated from the exons ATGGCCCTGGCTGCTCGACTGTGGCGCTTTCTGCCTTTCCGACGTGGAGCCGCCCCGGGGTCTCTTCTCTCTGCGGGGACTTCGGGCAGCCGCGGGCATTGCGGCCCCTGTCGACTCCGCGGCTTTGAG GTAATGGGAAACCCAGGAACTTTCAAAAGAGGCCTTTTACTCTCAGCTTTGTCGTATTTGGGTTTTGAAACTTACCAGGTTATCTCTCAGGCTGCTGTGGTTCATGCCACAGCCAAAG TTGAAGAAATACTTGAACAAGCAGACTACCTGTATGAAAGCGGAGAAACAGAAAAACTTTATCAGTTGCTAACCCAGTACAAGGAAAG tGAAGATGCAGAGTTACTGTGGCGTTTGGCACGGGCATCACGTGATGTAGCTCAGCTTAGCAGAACctcagaagaggagaaaaagctATTGGTGTATGAAGCCCTAGAGTATGCAAAAAGAgcactagaaaaaaatgaatcaagTTTTGCAGCTCATAAG tggtATGCAATCTGCCTTAGTGATGTTGGAGATTATGAAGGCATCAAGGCTAAAATTGCAAATGCGTATATCATCAAGGAGCATTTTGAG AAAGCAATTGAACTGAATCCTAAAGATGCTACTTCAATTCACCTTATGGGTATTTG GTGCTATACATTTGCCGAAATGCCTTGGTATCAAAGAAGAATTGCTAAAATGCTGTTTGCAACTCCTCCTAGTTCCACCTATGAGAAG GCCTTAAGCTACTTTCACAGGGCAGAACAAG GAAAGACATACTTGAAACTACACAACAAAAAGCTTGCTGCTTTCTGGCTAATGAAAGCCAAGGACTATCCAGCACACACAGAGGAGGATAAACAG ataCAGACAGAAGCTGCTCAGTTGCTTACAAGTTTCAGTGAGAAGAACTGA
- the RMDN1 gene encoding regulator of microtubule dynamics protein 1 isoform X3: protein MALAARLWRFLPFRRGAAPGSLLSAGTSGSRGHCGPCRLRGFEVMGNPGTFKRGLLLSALSYLGFETYQVISQAAVVHATAKVEEILEQADYLYESGETEKLYQLLTQYKESEDAELLWRLARASRDVAQLSRTSEEEKKLLVYEALEYAKRALEKNESSFAAHKWYAICLSDVGDYEGIKAKIANAYIIKEHFEKAIELNPKDATSIHLMGIWCYTFAEMPWYQRRIAKMLFATPPSSTYEKALSYFHRAEQGEEKQKKLKGQEVGLSRDVAFCWMAF, encoded by the exons ATGGCCCTGGCTGCTCGACTGTGGCGCTTTCTGCCTTTCCGACGTGGAGCCGCCCCGGGGTCTCTTCTCTCTGCGGGGACTTCGGGCAGCCGCGGGCATTGCGGCCCCTGTCGACTCCGCGGCTTTGAG GTAATGGGAAACCCAGGAACTTTCAAAAGAGGCCTTTTACTCTCAGCTTTGTCGTATTTGGGTTTTGAAACTTACCAGGTTATCTCTCAGGCTGCTGTGGTTCATGCCACAGCCAAAG TTGAAGAAATACTTGAACAAGCAGACTACCTGTATGAAAGCGGAGAAACAGAAAAACTTTATCAGTTGCTAACCCAGTACAAGGAAAG tGAAGATGCAGAGTTACTGTGGCGTTTGGCACGGGCATCACGTGATGTAGCTCAGCTTAGCAGAACctcagaagaggagaaaaagctATTGGTGTATGAAGCCCTAGAGTATGCAAAAAGAgcactagaaaaaaatgaatcaagTTTTGCAGCTCATAAG tggtATGCAATCTGCCTTAGTGATGTTGGAGATTATGAAGGCATCAAGGCTAAAATTGCAAATGCGTATATCATCAAGGAGCATTTTGAG AAAGCAATTGAACTGAATCCTAAAGATGCTACTTCAATTCACCTTATGGGTATTTG GTGCTATACATTTGCCGAAATGCCTTGGTATCAAAGAAGAATTGCTAAAATGCTGTTTGCAACTCCTCCTAGTTCCACCTATGAGAAG GCCTTAAGCTACTTTCACAGGGCAGAACAAG GTGAAGAGAAGCAGAAGAAGCTGAAGGGCCAGGAAGTGGGTCTTTCTAGGGATGTGGCATTCTGctggatggctttttaa
- the RMDN1 gene encoding regulator of microtubule dynamics protein 1 isoform X1 — protein MALAARLWRFLPFRRGAAPGSLLSAGTSGSRGHCGPCRLRGFEVMGNPGTFKRGLLLSALSYLGFETYQVISQAAVVHATAKVEEILEQADYLYESGETEKLYQLLTQYKESEDAELLWRLARASRDVAQLSRTSEEEKKLLVYEALEYAKRALEKNESSFAAHKWYAICLSDVGDYEGIKAKIANAYIIKEHFEKAIELNPKDATSIHLMGIWCYTFAEMPWYQRRIAKMLFATPPSSTYEKALSYFHRAEQVDPNFYSKNLLLLGKTYLKLHNKKLAAFWLMKAKDYPAHTEEDKQIQTEAAQLLTSFSEKN, from the exons ATGGCCCTGGCTGCTCGACTGTGGCGCTTTCTGCCTTTCCGACGTGGAGCCGCCCCGGGGTCTCTTCTCTCTGCGGGGACTTCGGGCAGCCGCGGGCATTGCGGCCCCTGTCGACTCCGCGGCTTTGAG GTAATGGGAAACCCAGGAACTTTCAAAAGAGGCCTTTTACTCTCAGCTTTGTCGTATTTGGGTTTTGAAACTTACCAGGTTATCTCTCAGGCTGCTGTGGTTCATGCCACAGCCAAAG TTGAAGAAATACTTGAACAAGCAGACTACCTGTATGAAAGCGGAGAAACAGAAAAACTTTATCAGTTGCTAACCCAGTACAAGGAAAG tGAAGATGCAGAGTTACTGTGGCGTTTGGCACGGGCATCACGTGATGTAGCTCAGCTTAGCAGAACctcagaagaggagaaaaagctATTGGTGTATGAAGCCCTAGAGTATGCAAAAAGAgcactagaaaaaaatgaatcaagTTTTGCAGCTCATAAG tggtATGCAATCTGCCTTAGTGATGTTGGAGATTATGAAGGCATCAAGGCTAAAATTGCAAATGCGTATATCATCAAGGAGCATTTTGAG AAAGCAATTGAACTGAATCCTAAAGATGCTACTTCAATTCACCTTATGGGTATTTG GTGCTATACATTTGCCGAAATGCCTTGGTATCAAAGAAGAATTGCTAAAATGCTGTTTGCAACTCCTCCTAGTTCCACCTATGAGAAG GCCTTAAGCTACTTTCACAGGGCAGAACAAG TGGATCCAAACTTCTACAGCAAAAACTTACTTCTTTTAGGAAAGACATACTTGAAACTACACAACAAAAAGCTTGCTGCTTTCTGGCTAATGAAAGCCAAGGACTATCCAGCACACACAGAGGAGGATAAACAG ataCAGACAGAAGCTGCTCAGTTGCTTACAAGTTTCAGTGAGAAGAACTGA
- the RMDN1 gene encoding regulator of microtubule dynamics protein 1 isoform X4 codes for MGNPGTFKRGLLLSALSYLGFETYQVISQAAVVHATAKVEEILEQADYLYESGETEKLYQLLTQYKESEDAELLWRLARASRDVAQLSRTSEEEKKLLVYEALEYAKRALEKNESSFAAHKWYAICLSDVGDYEGIKAKIANAYIIKEHFEKAIELNPKDATSIHLMGIWCYTFAEMPWYQRRIAKMLFATPPSSTYEKALSYFHRAEQVDPNFYSKNLLLLGKTYLKLHNKKLAAFWLMKAKDYPAHTEEDKQIQTEAAQLLTSFSEKN; via the exons ATGGGAAACCCAGGAACTTTCAAAAGAGGCCTTTTACTCTCAGCTTTGTCGTATTTGGGTTTTGAAACTTACCAGGTTATCTCTCAGGCTGCTGTGGTTCATGCCACAGCCAAAG TTGAAGAAATACTTGAACAAGCAGACTACCTGTATGAAAGCGGAGAAACAGAAAAACTTTATCAGTTGCTAACCCAGTACAAGGAAAG tGAAGATGCAGAGTTACTGTGGCGTTTGGCACGGGCATCACGTGATGTAGCTCAGCTTAGCAGAACctcagaagaggagaaaaagctATTGGTGTATGAAGCCCTAGAGTATGCAAAAAGAgcactagaaaaaaatgaatcaagTTTTGCAGCTCATAAG tggtATGCAATCTGCCTTAGTGATGTTGGAGATTATGAAGGCATCAAGGCTAAAATTGCAAATGCGTATATCATCAAGGAGCATTTTGAG AAAGCAATTGAACTGAATCCTAAAGATGCTACTTCAATTCACCTTATGGGTATTTG GTGCTATACATTTGCCGAAATGCCTTGGTATCAAAGAAGAATTGCTAAAATGCTGTTTGCAACTCCTCCTAGTTCCACCTATGAGAAG GCCTTAAGCTACTTTCACAGGGCAGAACAAG TGGATCCAAACTTCTACAGCAAAAACTTACTTCTTTTAGGAAAGACATACTTGAAACTACACAACAAAAAGCTTGCTGCTTTCTGGCTAATGAAAGCCAAGGACTATCCAGCACACACAGAGGAGGATAAACAG ataCAGACAGAAGCTGCTCAGTTGCTTACAAGTTTCAGTGAGAAGAACTGA